In Streptomyces sp. NBC_00433, a single genomic region encodes these proteins:
- a CDS encoding putative cobaltochelatase, producing MSTPYPFSALVGQEDLRLALVLNAVSPAVGGVLVRGEKGTAKSTAVRAVAALLPGVRVIPGCRFSCEPGSADPQCPDGPHPEGTGGERPARLVELPVGASEDRLVGALDIERALAEGVKSFEPGLLAAAHRGVLYVDEVNLLHDHLVDLLLDAAAMGASYVEREGVSVRHAARFLLVGTMNPEEGELRPQLLDRFGLTVEVAASRETDERVEVVRRRLAYDADPAGFAARWAPQEEQVRTRIVTARALLPEVRLGDAALRQIAATCAAFEVDGMRADIVMARTATALAAWAGRTVVLAEDVRQAALLALPHRRRRNPFDAPGLDEDKLDETLARAKAESGGDDEDPDPDGGPDGGPDGGGEQPPQPQDGPGHDTAPPTPAEPESEGDPTGAEAPTPSAGADAPSGGPQREQPVAPAAEPFKARTLTVPGLGEGAAGRRSRARTAQGRTTGARRPDGGALGKLHLAATVRAAAPYQRARGRSGPGLVLRRDDLRQAVREGREGNLVLFVVDASGSMAARQRMSAVKGAVLSLLLDAYQRRDKVGLVTFRGTGAELALPPTSSVDAGAARLETLPTGGRTPLAAGLLKAHEVLRIERLRDPSRRPLLVVVTDGRATGGPEPVALGARAARLLAASGTAAVVVDCESGPVRLGLAGALAADLAGVAVTLDELRADTVSALVKDIRRAA from the coding sequence GTGAGCACGCCCTACCCGTTCAGCGCCCTGGTCGGGCAGGAAGATTTGCGCCTGGCACTGGTGCTCAACGCCGTCTCCCCGGCAGTGGGCGGCGTGCTCGTCAGGGGCGAGAAGGGCACCGCCAAGTCGACCGCCGTCCGGGCGGTGGCCGCCCTCCTCCCGGGCGTACGCGTCATCCCCGGGTGCAGGTTCTCCTGCGAGCCCGGGTCCGCCGACCCGCAGTGCCCCGACGGCCCCCACCCGGAGGGGACTGGCGGGGAGCGCCCCGCGAGGCTCGTGGAGCTGCCCGTCGGCGCCTCCGAGGACCGCCTGGTCGGGGCGCTCGACATCGAGCGCGCCCTCGCCGAGGGCGTGAAGTCCTTCGAGCCCGGCCTGCTCGCGGCAGCGCACCGCGGCGTGCTGTACGTGGACGAGGTCAACCTCCTGCACGACCACCTCGTCGACCTGCTGCTGGACGCGGCCGCGATGGGCGCGAGCTACGTCGAGCGCGAGGGCGTCTCCGTACGGCACGCGGCCCGTTTCCTGCTGGTCGGCACGATGAACCCGGAAGAGGGCGAGCTGCGGCCGCAGTTGCTCGACCGCTTCGGGCTGACCGTCGAGGTCGCGGCGTCCCGCGAGACGGACGAGCGCGTCGAGGTGGTGCGGCGGCGGCTGGCCTACGACGCCGACCCGGCGGGCTTCGCGGCGCGTTGGGCGCCGCAGGAGGAGCAGGTGCGGACGCGTATCGTCACCGCCCGCGCGCTGCTGCCCGAGGTGCGGCTCGGCGACGCCGCCCTGCGGCAGATCGCGGCGACCTGCGCGGCCTTCGAGGTCGACGGCATGCGGGCCGACATCGTGATGGCCCGTACCGCGACGGCGCTGGCCGCGTGGGCGGGCCGCACGGTGGTGCTGGCCGAGGACGTACGGCAGGCGGCGCTGCTGGCGCTGCCGCACCGGCGGCGCCGCAATCCCTTCGACGCGCCGGGACTCGACGAGGACAAGCTCGACGAGACGCTGGCGCGGGCCAAGGCGGAGTCCGGCGGCGACGACGAGGACCCCGACCCGGACGGGGGGCCGGACGGCGGCCCGGACGGCGGCGGTGAGCAGCCGCCGCAGCCCCAGGACGGGCCGGGCCACGACACCGCGCCGCCGACACCTGCGGAGCCGGAGTCGGAGGGGGACCCGACGGGGGCGGAGGCCCCGACGCCTTCCGCCGGCGCGGACGCCCCCTCCGGCGGCCCGCAGCGGGAGCAGCCCGTGGCACCCGCCGCCGAACCGTTCAAGGCGCGGACGCTGACCGTGCCGGGGCTCGGCGAGGGCGCGGCGGGGCGGCGTTCGCGGGCGCGGACCGCGCAGGGGCGTACGACCGGGGCCCGGCGGCCCGACGGCGGCGCCCTCGGGAAGCTGCACCTGGCGGCGACGGTGCGGGCGGCGGCCCCGTATCAGCGGGCAAGGGGCCGCAGCGGACCCGGACTTGTTCTGCGCAGGGACGACCTCCGGCAGGCGGTGCGGGAGGGCCGTGAGGGCAATCTGGTGCTCTTCGTGGTCGACGCGTCCGGCTCGATGGCCGCCAGGCAGCGGATGTCGGCGGTGAAGGGGGCGGTCCTGTCGCTGCTGCTGGACGCCTACCAGCGGCGCGACAAGGTCGGCCTGGTCACTTTCCGCGGCACCGGCGCGGAGTTGGCGCTGCCGCCGACGTCGTCGGTGGACGCGGGGGCGGCGCGGCTGGAGACGCTGCCGACCGGGGGCCGTACGCCGCTTGCCGCGGGCCTGCTCAAGGCGCACGAGGTGCTGCGGATCGAGCGGCTGCGCGACCCGTCGCGGCGCCCGCTGCTGGTCGTGGTGACCGACGGGCGGGCCACCGGCGGCCCGGAACCCGTGGCGCTGGGCGCCCGCGCGGCCCGCCTGCTGGCCGCCTCGGGCACGGCCGCGGTGGTCGTGGACTGCGAGTCGGGGCCGGTACGCCTCGGCCTCGCGGGCGCGCTCGCCGCCGACCTGGCCGGGGTCGCCGTCACGCTCGACGAACTGCGGGCCGACACGGTCTCCGCACTGGTCAAGGACATCAGGAGGGCCGCGTAA
- the cobN gene encoding cobaltochelatase subunit CobN encodes MTTVLLLSTADTDLLAARAAAAAHPDGAAYRLGNPSRVDPQADLPGLLAGADLAVVRLLGGRRAWEEGLAVIAASGVPSVLLGGESVPDAELMALSTAPAGVVAEALRYLVEGGPANLAELARFLSDTVLMSGEGFEAPSAMPQFGVHGAYPYEPGRPTVAVLFYRAHELSGNTAFVDTLCAAVEARAANALPIYCGSLRGAAEMQRRVEVASEEPGSGTRPQRSRGGAPAAEGGSADAGFYDLLGRADVIVATVLASGGTVAADASAGGADEAWDVGALAELDVPVLQGLCLTSSRKAWQESDAALSPMDAAMQVAIPEFDGRLITVPFSFKETGEGDVPVYVADPERAARIAGIAVRHAALRHKRHADKRLALVFTAYPTKHSRVGNAVGLDTPASAVRLLEALRDAGYETGEHPAGGDELIHRLIAAGGHDVEWLTEEQLAAAPARVPLADYQRWFATLDEDLRAGMLRHWGEPPGSLYVDGDDIVLASLRFGNVVVLIQPPRGFGENPIAIYHDPDMPPSHHYMAAYRWLEHTFGADAIVHLGKHGTMEWLPGKGLGLSAGCAPDAVLGELPLVYPFIVNDPGEGTQAKRRGHATVVDHLVPPMARADSYGDLAKLEQLLDEYALVNDLDPAKAPAIRSQIWELVRTAELHHDLHVEEQPDDGDFNDFVLHVDGWLCEIKDVQIRDGLHILGGGPVGEARVNLVLAVLRSAQIWGGAGDALPGLRAALAEHFGLVEKDLLAVPGAPAAVPAELTALVDGPARTASDAVDLLEQLARRLAEFMELRDWAPGAAAEAVRDVLGGADVAAAVEVLDFAAAEVVPRLARTTDEIDHILRALRGGYVPAGPSGSPTRGLVNVLPTGRNFYSVDPKAIPSRLSWDVGTALADSLLARHLADNGSYPASVGLTVWGTSCMRTQGDDIAEILALLGCRPVWDDASRRVTGFEIVPAAELGRPRIDVTVRISGFFRDAFPHVVALIDDAVRAVAELDEPADANYVRAHADQDTALHGDRRRATARIFGSKPGAYGAGLLPLIDARNWRSDADLAEVYAVWGGYAYGRGLDGRPARGDMEAAFRRIQVAAKNVDTREHDLVDADDYFQYHGGMVAMVRHLTGTSPSAYVGDSALTDQVRTRTLGEETHRVFRARVVNPRWMAAMRRHGYKGAFEMAATVDYLFGYDATAGVVDDWMYERLASEYVFDAENSEFMRKSNPWALRGISERLLEAADRGLWAAPDPLTLARLRDTYLALEGDLEGES; translated from the coding sequence GGGCGTGGTCGCCGAGGCGCTGCGCTACCTGGTGGAGGGCGGCCCGGCCAATCTCGCCGAGCTGGCGCGCTTCCTGTCCGACACGGTGCTGATGAGCGGCGAGGGCTTCGAAGCGCCAAGCGCCATGCCGCAGTTCGGGGTGCACGGCGCCTACCCGTACGAGCCCGGCCGCCCCACGGTCGCGGTGCTCTTCTACCGGGCGCACGAACTGTCGGGCAACACCGCCTTCGTGGACACCCTGTGCGCCGCGGTCGAGGCGCGCGCCGCCAACGCGCTGCCGATCTACTGCGGTTCGCTGCGGGGCGCAGCCGAGATGCAGCGGAGGGTGGAGGTCGCGAGCGAGGAACCAGGGAGCGGCACCCGCCCGCAGCGGAGTCGAGGCGGAGCGCCCGCGGCAGAAGGCGGGTCCGCGGACGCCGGCTTCTACGACCTGCTGGGCCGCGCCGACGTGATCGTGGCGACGGTGCTGGCCTCCGGCGGCACCGTCGCGGCCGACGCGTCGGCGGGCGGCGCCGACGAGGCGTGGGATGTGGGCGCGCTCGCCGAACTCGACGTGCCCGTCTTGCAGGGGCTGTGCCTGACGTCGTCGCGCAAGGCGTGGCAGGAGTCCGACGCGGCGCTGTCGCCGATGGACGCGGCGATGCAGGTGGCGATCCCCGAGTTCGACGGGCGGCTGATCACCGTGCCGTTCTCGTTCAAGGAGACCGGTGAGGGCGATGTGCCGGTCTATGTCGCGGACCCGGAGCGTGCCGCCCGTATCGCGGGCATCGCGGTCCGGCACGCGGCCCTGCGCCACAAGCGACACGCCGACAAGCGCCTGGCGCTGGTCTTCACCGCCTACCCGACCAAGCACTCGCGGGTCGGCAATGCGGTGGGCCTGGACACACCCGCCTCGGCCGTACGGCTGCTCGAAGCCCTGCGGGACGCGGGCTACGAGACGGGTGAACACCCGGCCGGCGGGGACGAGTTGATCCACCGGCTGATCGCGGCGGGCGGCCACGACGTGGAGTGGCTGACCGAGGAGCAGCTCGCCGCGGCCCCGGCCCGGGTGCCGCTGGCCGACTACCAGCGGTGGTTCGCGACGCTGGACGAGGACCTGCGGGCCGGGATGCTGCGGCACTGGGGCGAGCCGCCGGGCTCGCTCTACGTGGACGGCGACGACATCGTGCTGGCGTCGCTGCGGTTCGGCAATGTGGTCGTGCTGATCCAGCCGCCGCGCGGCTTCGGCGAGAACCCGATCGCCATCTACCACGACCCCGACATGCCGCCCTCGCACCACTACATGGCCGCCTACCGCTGGCTGGAGCACACCTTCGGCGCCGACGCGATCGTGCACCTGGGCAAACACGGCACGATGGAATGGCTGCCGGGCAAGGGCCTCGGGCTGTCCGCGGGCTGTGCGCCCGACGCCGTGCTCGGCGAACTGCCGCTGGTCTACCCCTTCATCGTCAACGACCCCGGCGAGGGCACCCAGGCCAAGCGGCGCGGCCACGCCACCGTCGTGGACCACCTGGTGCCGCCGATGGCCCGTGCCGACTCCTACGGCGACCTCGCCAAGCTCGAACAGCTCCTGGACGAATACGCCCTCGTCAACGATCTCGACCCGGCGAAGGCGCCCGCGATCCGCAGCCAGATCTGGGAACTGGTGCGGACCGCGGAGCTGCACCACGACCTGCACGTCGAGGAGCAGCCGGACGACGGCGACTTCAACGACTTCGTGCTGCACGTCGACGGCTGGCTGTGCGAGATCAAGGACGTCCAGATCCGCGACGGCCTGCACATCCTGGGCGGCGGCCCGGTCGGCGAGGCGCGGGTCAACCTGGTGCTCGCGGTGCTCAGGTCGGCGCAGATCTGGGGCGGCGCCGGTGACGCGCTGCCCGGCCTGCGGGCGGCCCTGGCCGAGCATTTCGGCCTGGTCGAGAAGGACCTGCTGGCCGTCCCCGGCGCACCCGCCGCCGTACCGGCCGAGCTGACCGCCCTCGTGGACGGCCCGGCACGCACCGCCTCCGACGCGGTCGACCTGCTGGAGCAACTGGCCAGGCGGCTGGCGGAATTCATGGAGCTGCGCGACTGGGCTCCGGGCGCGGCGGCCGAGGCCGTACGGGACGTGCTCGGCGGCGCCGACGTGGCCGCGGCCGTAGAGGTGCTGGACTTCGCCGCGGCCGAGGTCGTCCCCCGGCTGGCCCGCACCACCGACGAGATCGACCACATCCTGCGCGCCCTGCGCGGCGGCTACGTCCCCGCCGGCCCCTCGGGGTCCCCCACCCGCGGCCTGGTCAACGTGCTCCCCACCGGCCGCAACTTCTACTCCGTCGACCCCAAGGCCATCCCGTCCCGGCTGTCCTGGGACGTCGGCACCGCGCTCGCCGACTCCCTGCTCGCCCGGCACCTCGCCGACAACGGCAGCTACCCGGCATCGGTCGGCCTGACCGTGTGGGGCACCTCGTGCATGCGCACCCAGGGCGACGACATCGCCGAGATCCTGGCGCTGCTGGGCTGCCGCCCGGTGTGGGACGACGCCTCCCGCCGCGTCACCGGCTTCGAGATCGTCCCCGCCGCCGAACTGGGCCGCCCCCGCATCGACGTCACCGTCCGCATCTCCGGCTTCTTCCGCGACGCCTTCCCGCACGTCGTCGCCCTCATCGACGACGCGGTGCGGGCGGTCGCCGAACTCGACGAGCCCGCCGACGCCAACTACGTGCGCGCGCACGCCGACCAGGACACCGCCCTGCACGGCGACCGCCGCCGGGCCACCGCCCGCATCTTCGGCTCCAAGCCGGGCGCCTACGGCGCGGGGCTGCTCCCGCTGATCGACGCCCGCAACTGGCGCTCCGACGCGGACCTCGCCGAGGTCTACGCGGTATGGGGCGGCTACGCGTACGGCCGCGGCCTCGACGGCCGCCCCGCGCGCGGCGACATGGAGGCCGCCTTCCGCCGCATCCAGGTGGCGGCGAAGAACGTCGACACCCGGGAGCACGACCTCGTCGACGCGGACGACTACTTCCAATACCACGGCGGCATGGTCGCGATGGTCCGCCACCTCACCGGCACCTCCCCGTCCGCCTACGTCGGCGACAGCGCCCTGACCGACCAGGTGCGGACCCGCACGCTGGGCGAGGAGACCCACCGCGTCTTCCGGGCGCGCGTCGTCAACCCGCGCTGGATGGCGGCGATGCGGCGGCACGGATACAAGGGGGCCTTCGAGATGGCCGCCACCGTCGACTACCTGTTCGGCTACGACGCCACGGCCGGGGTCGTGGACGACTGGATGTACGAGCGGCTGGCCTCGGAGTACGTCTTCGACGCGGAGAACTCCGAATTCATGCGGAAGTCCAATCCCTGGGCGCTGAGGGGGATTTCCGAGCGGCTGCTCGAAGCGGCGGATCGGGGCCTGTGGGCGGCCCCCGATCCCCTGACGCTCGCCCGTCTGCGCGACACCTATCTCGCCCTTGAGGGCGACCTGGAGGGCGAGTCATGA